A genomic region of Kribbella sp. NBC_00382 contains the following coding sequences:
- a CDS encoding thiolase family protein, which translates to MPREIRDVVFVDGVRTPFGNGKATGLYAETRADDLVIKCIREILRRNPSLPPEKVEEVAIAATTQIGDQGLTIGRTAALLAGLPNTTPGYAIDRMCAGAMTAVTTLASGIAFGAQDVVIAGGVEHMGRHPMGEGVDPNPRIISEKLVDTSALVMGSTAENLHDRYPSITKARTDAFAVLSQERAAKAYANDLIQPDLVPIAIRSAEHGWGLATADEPMRPGTTLEDLAKLKTPFRPHGRVTAGNAAGINDGATAALLTSAEAAEELGLKPKMKLVSYGFVGVEPEVMGFGPVPATEKALKLAGLTIDDIQAFEVNEAFAVQVLAFLEHYGIADDDPRVNPYGGAIAYGHPLASSGIRLMTQLAKQFELRPEVRYGLTTMCVGLGMGGTVIWENPNFEGNKA; encoded by the coding sequence GTGCCCCGTGAGATCCGCGATGTCGTCTTCGTCGACGGCGTTCGCACCCCGTTCGGAAACGGCAAGGCCACCGGCCTGTACGCCGAGACGCGCGCCGACGATCTGGTGATCAAGTGCATCCGGGAAATTCTCCGGCGCAACCCGTCGCTGCCGCCCGAGAAGGTGGAGGAGGTCGCCATCGCGGCCACCACCCAGATCGGCGACCAGGGCCTGACCATCGGCCGGACCGCGGCCCTGCTGGCCGGCCTGCCGAACACCACCCCCGGCTACGCCATCGACCGGATGTGCGCCGGCGCCATGACGGCGGTGACCACGCTCGCTTCCGGGATCGCCTTCGGCGCCCAGGACGTGGTGATCGCCGGCGGTGTGGAGCACATGGGCCGGCACCCGATGGGCGAGGGCGTCGACCCGAACCCGCGGATCATCTCCGAGAAGCTCGTCGACACCAGCGCGCTGGTGATGGGCTCCACCGCGGAGAACCTGCACGACCGGTACCCGAGCATCACCAAGGCCCGGACCGACGCCTTCGCCGTACTGTCCCAGGAGCGCGCCGCCAAGGCGTACGCGAACGACCTGATCCAGCCGGACCTGGTCCCGATCGCGATCCGCTCGGCCGAGCACGGCTGGGGCCTGGCGACCGCCGACGAGCCAATGCGCCCGGGCACCACGCTGGAGGACCTGGCCAAGCTCAAGACCCCGTTCCGCCCGCACGGCCGGGTCACGGCGGGCAACGCGGCCGGTATCAACGACGGCGCAACAGCTGCCCTGCTGACGTCGGCCGAGGCAGCCGAGGAGCTCGGCCTGAAGCCGAAGATGAAGCTGGTCTCGTACGGCTTCGTCGGCGTCGAGCCCGAGGTGATGGGCTTCGGCCCGGTACCGGCGACCGAGAAGGCGCTGAAGCTGGCCGGCCTGACCATCGACGACATCCAGGCCTTCGAGGTGAACGAGGCGTTCGCCGTCCAGGTGCTGGCGTTCCTCGAGCACTACGGCATCGCCGACGACGACCCACGGGTCAACCCGTACGGCGGCGCGATCGCGTACGGCCACCCGCTGGCCTCGTCCGGCATCCGGCTGATGACCCAGCTGGCCAAGCAGTTCGAGCTGCGCCCCGAGGTCCGGTACGGCCTGACCACGATGTGCGTCGGCCTCGGCATGGGCGGGACCGTCATCTGGGAGAACCCGAACTTCGAGGGGAACAAGGCATGA
- a CDS encoding dienelactone hydrolase family protein — translation MTLEIDTGSGLMPAHEWGPANGSGPGILLLQEIFGISDYIKQRAEDLASLGYYVIAPEIYWRLDNAELDESGPDLLGQAVGLMQQVDWPTAVSDSVAALDYLRSREQGVGIVGFCFGGGLAFNVAAVSSPDVLVSYYGSALPQLLELAPDVDTVSLHHFGDADDYLTDIDKLVEALDGPENEIYRYPGAGHAFDNPMPAFHHAAASALAWSRTEDFLNRHLPTA, via the coding sequence GTGACCTTGGAGATTGATACCGGCTCAGGGTTGATGCCGGCACACGAGTGGGGACCTGCCAACGGATCCGGGCCCGGCATCCTGCTGCTGCAGGAGATCTTCGGGATCTCCGACTACATCAAGCAGCGGGCCGAGGACCTGGCTTCACTCGGGTACTACGTGATCGCACCGGAGATCTACTGGCGCCTGGACAATGCCGAGCTAGACGAGTCGGGTCCGGACCTGCTGGGCCAGGCGGTCGGGCTGATGCAGCAGGTCGACTGGCCGACCGCCGTGTCGGACTCGGTGGCCGCGCTCGACTACCTGCGCAGTCGTGAACAGGGCGTCGGCATCGTCGGGTTCTGCTTCGGCGGGGGACTGGCCTTCAATGTGGCCGCCGTGTCGTCTCCCGACGTACTGGTGAGCTACTACGGCTCCGCCCTGCCGCAGTTGCTGGAGCTCGCTCCCGACGTCGACACGGTCAGCCTGCATCACTTCGGTGACGCCGATGACTACCTGACCGACATCGACAAGCTCGTCGAGGCCCTTGACGGTCCCGAGAACGAGATCTACCGCTATCCCGGAGCCGGGCACGCCTTCGACAACCCGATGCCCGCCTTCCACCACGCCGCGGCCTCAGCCCTCGCGTGGAGCCGTACCGAAGACTTCCTCAACCGCCACCTGCCAACCGCTTAA
- a CDS encoding glutathione peroxidase translates to MSLYDIPLQTLSGADTSLAEYKGKAVLVVNVASKCGLTPQYEGLENLQKRYESRGFTVLGAPCNQFGGQEPGTAEEIETFCSTTYGVTFPMLDKLEVNGDDRHALYSELTLTPDAEGAAGDVQWNFEKFLLTPEGTVAARFRPQTLPESDEVITAIESQLPA, encoded by the coding sequence ATGAGCCTGTACGACATTCCGCTGCAGACCCTGTCCGGCGCCGACACCTCGCTGGCCGAGTACAAGGGCAAGGCCGTGCTCGTCGTGAACGTCGCCTCCAAGTGCGGCCTCACCCCGCAGTACGAGGGCCTGGAGAACCTGCAGAAGCGCTACGAGAGCCGCGGCTTCACCGTGCTCGGCGCGCCCTGCAACCAGTTCGGCGGCCAGGAGCCCGGCACCGCCGAGGAGATCGAGACCTTCTGCTCGACGACGTACGGCGTGACGTTCCCGATGCTCGACAAGCTCGAGGTCAACGGCGACGACCGGCACGCCCTGTACTCCGAACTGACCCTGACCCCCGACGCGGAAGGCGCCGCCGGCGACGTCCAGTGGAACTTCGAGAAGTTCCTCCTCACCCCCGAGGGCACCGTCGCCGCCCGCTTCCGCCCGCAGACCCTCCCCGAGTCGGACGAGGTCATCACCGCAATCGAATCCCAGCTCCCGGCCTGA
- a CDS encoding MFS transporter: MSRTDAEPSRPTEDAAIPDAPHARIVITIASLGFFLITLDISIVNVALSRIRTELGGGTTGQQWTIDGYTLLFAALLLFAGNLSDRIGAKKALGAGIVGFGLASAACAAAPTIGVLVAAGCAQGAAAAIMLPASMALLREAFPDPRRRARALGVWAVGGAVAGLVGQPLGGLLTTLDWRWVFTINLPVCVGMVAFLVAVAASPTRPSRFDWAGQILAVVALSTLVYGLIEGGHRGFTHPAVVAALASAVITLAAFLAVQARGRHPMMPLELFRARGFRLALPVGFAFMVGNYGNVFVVSLYLQQHLGLSPLHAGLAFLPSAFFAIAGNLASGPITNRFGARVPVVAGLLSMTAGLLALLVSAPLESPVVTALCVVPIGAGGSLAMPSITGVVLEGVAAERAGTASAVFNTFRQIGGAVAIAVFGALIANPDTFLTGLRISLGSAAALLLVAAINSTRIQPRG, encoded by the coding sequence TTGTCACGTACCGACGCAGAGCCGAGCCGCCCGACCGAGGACGCAGCCATCCCGGATGCGCCGCATGCGCGGATCGTCATCACGATCGCCTCACTGGGCTTCTTCCTGATCACGCTGGACATCTCGATCGTCAACGTCGCCCTGTCCCGGATCAGGACCGAGCTCGGCGGCGGAACGACCGGCCAGCAGTGGACGATCGACGGCTACACCCTCTTGTTCGCCGCGCTGCTGCTGTTCGCGGGCAACCTGTCGGATCGGATCGGCGCGAAGAAGGCTCTCGGCGCGGGCATCGTCGGGTTCGGACTGGCCTCGGCCGCCTGTGCGGCCGCGCCCACGATCGGCGTACTGGTCGCCGCCGGCTGTGCGCAAGGCGCTGCCGCCGCGATCATGCTGCCGGCGTCGATGGCCCTGCTGCGTGAAGCGTTCCCCGACCCACGCCGCCGAGCCCGTGCGCTCGGCGTCTGGGCGGTCGGCGGCGCCGTCGCCGGACTGGTCGGACAACCTCTCGGCGGGCTGCTCACGACTCTCGACTGGCGGTGGGTCTTCACGATCAACCTGCCCGTCTGCGTCGGCATGGTCGCCTTCCTGGTCGCGGTGGCCGCCTCGCCCACCCGACCGTCCCGGTTCGACTGGGCCGGCCAGATCCTCGCCGTCGTTGCCTTGTCCACCCTGGTCTACGGACTCATCGAAGGCGGCCATCGCGGGTTCACCCATCCCGCCGTCGTCGCCGCGCTCGCGAGCGCCGTGATCACCCTCGCCGCCTTCCTGGCCGTTCAGGCCCGTGGCCGGCACCCGATGATGCCGCTGGAACTGTTCCGGGCGCGCGGCTTCCGACTGGCCCTGCCCGTCGGGTTCGCCTTCATGGTCGGCAACTACGGCAACGTGTTCGTCGTCAGCCTGTACCTCCAGCAGCACCTCGGATTGTCGCCGCTGCACGCCGGGCTGGCGTTCTTGCCCTCCGCTTTCTTCGCGATCGCCGGGAACCTCGCCAGTGGCCCGATCACCAACCGGTTCGGAGCGCGGGTCCCGGTCGTGGCCGGGCTGCTGTCGATGACCGCCGGACTCCTGGCCCTGCTCGTCTCGGCACCGCTGGAGTCGCCGGTCGTGACCGCCCTCTGCGTCGTGCCGATCGGCGCCGGCGGATCGTTGGCGATGCCCTCGATCACCGGAGTCGTGCTCGAAGGTGTCGCGGCCGAGCGGGCAGGAACCGCCAGCGCCGTGTTCAACACCTTCCGCCAGATCGGCGGAGCAGTCGCCATCGCCGTCTTCGGCGCCCTGATCGCCAACCCGGACACCTTCCTCACCGGGCTGCGGATCAGCCTCGGATCGGCCGCGGCCCTGCTCCTGGTCGCGGCAATCAACAGCACCCGAATCCAGCCACGAGGCTGA
- a CDS encoding helix-turn-helix domain-containing protein, translated as MGEQPAYQAVLDEVGERLRRLRAQRGITLAVLAETTGISKSTLSRLESGQRRPSLELLLPLATAYRVPLDELVGAPEVGDPRVQLKPHKSASGETFVPLSRAPGPLQAYKLIVPDRGTEPKLRSHEGYEWLYVLHGRLRVVLGEHDVVLGSGEVAEFDTKVPHWFGSADGRPVEVLSLFGRQGERMHVRAKTTD; from the coding sequence ATGGGCGAACAACCGGCGTACCAGGCGGTGCTTGACGAGGTGGGGGAGCGGCTGCGGCGGTTGCGGGCGCAGCGGGGGATCACGCTGGCGGTACTGGCCGAGACGACCGGTATTTCGAAGAGCACCTTGTCGCGGCTGGAGTCGGGCCAGCGTCGGCCGAGTCTGGAGTTGCTGTTGCCGCTCGCAACGGCGTACCGGGTGCCGTTGGACGAACTGGTCGGGGCTCCCGAGGTGGGTGATCCCAGGGTGCAGTTGAAGCCGCATAAGTCGGCGAGCGGGGAGACGTTCGTGCCGCTGTCCCGTGCGCCGGGGCCGCTGCAGGCGTACAAGCTGATCGTTCCGGATCGCGGGACCGAGCCGAAGCTCCGCAGCCACGAGGGTTATGAGTGGCTGTACGTGCTGCACGGACGGCTGCGGGTGGTGCTCGGCGAGCATGACGTCGTGCTCGGGTCCGGCGAGGTCGCGGAGTTCGACACAAAGGTCCCGCACTGGTTCGGCAGTGCGGACGGCCGGCCGGTGGAGGTGCTCAGCCTGTTCGGCCGGCAAGGCGAACGCATGCACGTCCGCGCGAAAACCACCGACTGA
- a CDS encoding HRDC domain-containing protein, with protein sequence MSPAETQQQPPVPDDPAEEQPLLELRDGLSDVIDTDPALAEVVEAFRSGTGPVAVDAERASGYRYSHRAYLVQLRREGSGSALVDPIPFGDLSSLGDAIVDAEWIIHAANQDLACLAEVGMVPQTVFDTELAGRLLGYPKVGLASLVSEVLGYKMRKEHSAADWSTRPLPGPWLIYAQLDVEMLIELRDAIEAELRREGKWEWAQQEFLAILNAPPREPKPDPWRRTSGMHRVRNRRSLAVVRALWEARDQIAESADISPGRILPDAAIVEAAAAMPVDRDTLQKLTAFKGRGAHRHMRTWWEAIDHARRLPDSELPKQGPRYDGPPPARAWADRDPDAAARLSAARSAVSEIAESHRLPTENLLSPDTIRRLAWTPPADADLTAVSTFLREHNARDWQIGLTAEVLTDALATEAAPSAPLEPTEPEAP encoded by the coding sequence ATGAGCCCGGCCGAGACCCAGCAGCAGCCGCCCGTGCCGGACGACCCGGCCGAGGAACAGCCTCTGCTCGAACTGCGCGACGGACTGTCCGACGTGATCGATACCGACCCGGCCCTGGCCGAGGTCGTCGAAGCCTTCCGCTCCGGCACCGGCCCGGTGGCCGTCGACGCCGAACGGGCCTCCGGCTACCGCTACTCGCACCGCGCGTACCTGGTCCAGCTGCGCCGGGAGGGTTCCGGCTCGGCGCTGGTCGACCCGATCCCGTTCGGCGACCTGTCCTCGCTCGGCGACGCGATCGTCGACGCGGAGTGGATCATCCACGCGGCGAACCAGGACCTGGCCTGCCTGGCCGAGGTCGGGATGGTCCCGCAGACCGTCTTCGACACCGAGCTGGCCGGCCGGCTGCTCGGTTACCCCAAGGTCGGGCTGGCGTCGCTCGTCAGCGAAGTACTGGGCTACAAGATGCGCAAGGAGCACTCGGCGGCCGACTGGTCGACGCGTCCGCTGCCCGGGCCGTGGCTGATCTACGCCCAGCTCGACGTCGAGATGCTGATCGAGCTGCGCGACGCGATCGAGGCCGAGCTGCGCCGCGAGGGCAAGTGGGAGTGGGCGCAGCAGGAGTTCCTCGCGATCCTGAACGCTCCGCCGCGTGAGCCCAAGCCGGATCCGTGGCGACGGACGTCGGGCATGCACCGCGTCCGCAACCGCCGCAGCCTGGCCGTGGTACGGGCGTTGTGGGAAGCGCGCGACCAGATCGCCGAGTCCGCCGACATCTCCCCCGGCCGCATCCTGCCGGACGCGGCCATCGTCGAGGCGGCCGCCGCGATGCCGGTCGATCGCGACACGTTGCAGAAGTTGACCGCCTTCAAGGGGCGCGGCGCTCATCGCCACATGCGCACTTGGTGGGAGGCGATCGACCACGCTCGCCGCCTGCCCGACAGCGAGCTCCCCAAGCAAGGCCCCCGGTACGACGGACCGCCACCGGCTCGCGCCTGGGCGGATCGCGACCCCGACGCGGCCGCTCGGCTGTCGGCAGCGCGCTCGGCCGTCAGCGAGATCGCCGAATCGCACCGACTGCCTACGGAGAACCTGCTCTCCCCCGACACGATCCGGCGGCTCGCCTGGACCCCGCCAGCGGACGCGGACCTCACGGCGGTGTCGACGTTCCTGCGCGAACACAACGCCCGCGACTGGCAGATCGGTCTCACCGCCGAGGTCCTCACCGACGCCCTCGCGACCGAGGCCGCCCCGAGTGCGCCGCTGGAACCGACCGAGCCCGAGGCTCCCTAG
- a CDS encoding DUF3000 domain-containing protein, with the protein MGARKQVDAPPAEFAEALTQLREARFRPEVFVEEMPAPQRIAPHAAAVSADVTVDGDDVATGRLVVLYDPAGNDAWQSTFRCVAYVRAAVEPEMVTDALLGGVGWTWLMEALADRGAEYLAPSGTVTRVVSESFGGMADDDATAEIEIRASWSPVPGPDGMVDVSHHAEAWGEVLCTAAGLPPVPPGVVAMPTRRGQRGR; encoded by the coding sequence ATGGGTGCCCGCAAGCAGGTCGACGCGCCACCCGCGGAGTTCGCCGAGGCCCTCACTCAGTTGCGTGAGGCCCGGTTCCGGCCCGAGGTGTTCGTCGAGGAGATGCCCGCACCGCAGCGGATCGCACCGCATGCGGCGGCGGTCAGCGCTGACGTGACGGTCGATGGCGATGATGTCGCCACCGGCCGGCTGGTCGTCCTCTACGACCCCGCGGGGAACGACGCCTGGCAGTCGACCTTCCGCTGTGTCGCGTATGTGCGTGCCGCCGTCGAACCGGAGATGGTGACGGACGCGCTGCTCGGTGGCGTGGGCTGGACCTGGCTGATGGAGGCACTGGCCGACCGGGGCGCGGAGTACCTGGCCCCGAGCGGTACCGTCACGAGGGTGGTATCCGAGAGCTTCGGCGGGATGGCCGATGACGACGCGACGGCTGAGATCGAGATCCGTGCGTCCTGGAGTCCTGTCCCCGGACCGGACGGGATGGTCGACGTGAGTCACCATGCCGAGGCCTGGGGCGAGGTGCTCTGTACGGCGGCGGGACTCCCGCCGGTACCGCCGGGGGTGGTCGCGATGCCGACCCGGCGCGGTCAGCGGGGCCGATGA
- the hemE gene encoding uroporphyrinogen decarboxylase produces MPVTQPAQSPTATSALPESAFLRAARGEPVPHTPVWFMRQAGRSLPEYRAIREGTTMLESCMRPDLVVEITLQPVRRYGVDAAIFYSDIVTPLKSTGFGVEIKPGVGPVVADPIRDLAGLDAVRPVTEADVPYIIESVQELVSQLGGTPLIGFAGAPFTVASYLVEGGPSKDHAKTKALMHGDPKLWHALADRLADVAIAYLSVQIEAGASAVQLFDSWAGGLSARDYAEFVQPHSAKVFAALEQYGVPRLHFGVNTGELLGLMSEAGADVVGVDWRVPLDEAVRRITAAGGSPKPVQGNLDPALLIAGWDAIEPEIDRILAEGKAAPGHIFNLGHGVPPTTDPDVLHRIVKAVQEKSARG; encoded by the coding sequence GTGCCCGTGACGCAACCTGCCCAATCACCCACCGCTACCAGTGCCCTACCGGAGTCCGCCTTCCTGCGGGCCGCCCGGGGTGAACCGGTCCCGCACACGCCTGTCTGGTTCATGCGCCAGGCGGGTCGCTCGCTGCCGGAGTACCGGGCGATCCGCGAAGGCACGACGATGCTCGAGTCCTGTATGCGGCCCGACCTCGTCGTGGAGATAACGCTGCAGCCGGTACGCCGTTACGGCGTCGACGCGGCGATCTTCTACTCCGACATCGTGACGCCGCTGAAGTCGACCGGCTTCGGTGTCGAGATCAAGCCCGGTGTCGGCCCGGTGGTCGCGGACCCGATCCGGGACCTGGCCGGTCTGGATGCGGTTCGGCCGGTCACTGAGGCCGACGTTCCGTACATCATCGAGTCGGTGCAGGAGCTGGTGTCGCAGCTCGGTGGGACTCCGTTGATCGGGTTCGCCGGGGCGCCGTTCACGGTCGCGTCGTACCTGGTCGAGGGTGGGCCGAGCAAGGACCACGCGAAGACGAAGGCGCTGATGCATGGCGACCCCAAGCTGTGGCACGCGCTGGCGGATCGGCTGGCGGATGTGGCGATCGCCTATCTGTCGGTGCAGATCGAGGCGGGTGCGTCGGCGGTCCAGCTGTTCGACTCGTGGGCCGGCGGGTTGTCGGCGCGCGACTATGCGGAGTTCGTGCAGCCGCATTCGGCGAAGGTTTTTGCTGCACTCGAGCAGTACGGCGTACCGCGGCTGCACTTCGGGGTGAACACGGGCGAGCTGCTCGGGCTGATGAGCGAGGCCGGCGCGGATGTCGTCGGTGTTGACTGGCGAGTGCCGCTGGATGAGGCCGTACGCCGGATCACCGCGGCCGGCGGTTCGCCGAAGCCGGTCCAGGGCAACCTCGACCCGGCCCTGCTGATCGCCGGCTGGGACGCCATCGAGCCCGAGATCGACCGCATCCTGGCCGAGGGCAAAGCCGCCCCGGGCCACATCTTCAACCTCGGCCACGGCGTCCCCCCGACGACCGACCCTGACGTCCTCCACCGAATCGTCAAGGCGGTCCAGGAGAAGTCCGCCCGTGGTTGA
- a CDS encoding GNAT family N-acetyltransferase has translation MERLRVEHGPALLAFEVENRAYFAGFISDRGDAFFAEFDERLAALLGYQADGTDHPHVLVTDSGEVVGRVNLVDVTDGSAELGYRIAEKAAGKGLATAAVREVSALAAGEYGLRELRAGTNLDNAASRAILERTGFVPVGERDYGGRPGIEYVLALTV, from the coding sequence TTGGAGCGTCTACGGGTTGAGCACGGACCGGCGCTGCTGGCGTTCGAGGTGGAGAACCGGGCGTACTTCGCCGGCTTCATCTCCGATCGTGGGGATGCGTTCTTCGCGGAGTTCGATGAGCGGCTGGCGGCTCTGCTCGGGTATCAGGCGGACGGGACGGATCATCCTCATGTCTTGGTCACTGACTCGGGTGAGGTGGTCGGCCGGGTGAATCTGGTCGATGTGACGGACGGGTCAGCCGAGCTCGGGTACCGGATCGCGGAGAAGGCGGCCGGGAAGGGGCTGGCGACGGCGGCCGTGCGGGAGGTCTCTGCGCTGGCGGCGGGGGAGTACGGGCTGCGGGAGTTGCGGGCAGGGACGAACCTGGACAACGCGGCCTCCCGGGCGATTCTCGAGCGGACCGGATTCGTACCGGTCGGGGAGCGGGACTACGGCGGCCGGCCGGGGATCGAGTACGTGCTGGCTTTGACCGTCTGA
- the hemG gene encoding protoporphyrinogen oxidase produces the protein MERRSVVVVGGGISGLAAAHALASGPNPPKITVLESSPRLGGKLAGAELEGVPVDLGAESVLARRPEAVELIKAVGLGDDLAHPATTSAGLWIGDRIRAIPPTVMGVPTDSSSTVDVLGEEAAEVVAHEPELAAPALTEDVAIGRFVAERMGAAVSDRLVDPLLGGVYAGRAEEISLAAAVPELYAKLKTAPSLLAATAELREIGQRRNTPGAPVFAGIVGGINRLITALEAELVARGVHIQRSATVRRIRRTPDGYELESGPVPAPTFLKADAIVIAVPAAPAARMLADVVPQASTELAAIQYASMAIVTLAVRKADWPAGTTGSGFLVPSVEGRTIKASTYSHAKWQWSADAGGDLAVLRCSVGRLGEEYVLQRSDEELAALAAADLRAAIGLQAPVVGSLVTRWGGGLPQYAVGHLDRVDRVEAAVAGQPGLAVCGAAYRGVGIAACVASAGKAASQVQAHLRR, from the coding sequence GTGGAGCGTCGTTCGGTAGTTGTCGTCGGTGGCGGGATCAGTGGGCTGGCTGCGGCACACGCGTTGGCGAGTGGACCCAACCCGCCGAAGATCACCGTGCTGGAGTCGTCGCCACGCCTCGGCGGGAAGCTGGCAGGAGCCGAGCTGGAAGGCGTCCCGGTGGACCTCGGTGCGGAGTCTGTACTCGCCCGCCGGCCCGAAGCTGTCGAGCTGATCAAGGCCGTGGGGCTGGGGGACGACCTGGCGCACCCGGCAACGACCTCGGCCGGGCTCTGGATCGGCGACCGCATCCGCGCCATCCCGCCGACGGTCATGGGCGTACCGACCGACTCCTCATCGACGGTCGATGTCCTCGGCGAGGAGGCGGCCGAGGTGGTCGCGCACGAGCCCGAGCTGGCGGCGCCTGCGTTGACGGAGGACGTCGCGATCGGACGGTTCGTCGCCGAGCGGATGGGTGCAGCCGTCTCCGACCGGCTCGTCGACCCGCTGCTTGGTGGGGTCTACGCCGGCCGTGCCGAGGAGATCTCGCTGGCGGCCGCAGTACCGGAGCTGTACGCCAAGCTGAAGACGGCTCCGAGCTTGCTGGCGGCAACGGCCGAGTTGCGGGAGATCGGCCAGCGCCGCAACACACCTGGCGCACCTGTCTTCGCAGGCATCGTCGGAGGCATCAACAGGCTGATCACCGCCCTAGAAGCCGAACTGGTGGCCCGCGGTGTCCACATCCAGCGCAGCGCGACCGTACGCCGGATCCGCCGCACTCCAGACGGCTACGAGCTGGAGTCCGGCCCAGTGCCCGCTCCGACCTTCCTCAAGGCCGACGCGATCGTCATAGCCGTCCCCGCAGCCCCGGCGGCCCGCATGCTCGCCGACGTGGTCCCGCAAGCCTCTACCGAGCTCGCAGCCATCCAGTACGCGAGCATGGCGATCGTCACCCTCGCAGTACGCAAGGCGGACTGGCCGGCGGGTACAACCGGCTCCGGCTTCTTGGTGCCGTCCGTCGAGGGCCGCACGATCAAGGCGTCGACCTACTCCCACGCCAAGTGGCAGTGGTCCGCCGATGCCGGGGGAGACCTCGCGGTACTCCGCTGCTCCGTCGGCCGCCTCGGCGAGGAGTACGTGCTCCAGCGGTCGGATGAGGAGCTCGCAGCCCTCGCAGCCGCCGACCTACGAGCCGCCATAGGCCTTCAGGCGCCCGTAGTCGGTTCCTTGGTGACCAGGTGGGGTGGTGGGCTTCCGCAGTACGCCGTGGGGCACCTGGACCGCGTTGACCGGGTAGAGGCGGCCGTTGCTGGTCAACCTGGGCTGGCCGTGTGCGGAGCGGCGTACCGGGGTGTTGGGATCGCTGCCTGCGTCGCCAGTGCTGGAAAGGCGGCAAGCCAGGTGCAAGCGCATCTGCGCAGGTGA
- the hemQ gene encoding hydrogen peroxide-dependent heme synthase has protein sequence MTETKPKARELNNVIRYTMWSVFKVETPLGEADREELAAELEEALGKLGADEDVVIRGWYDVEGFRADADFMVWWHAPTSDALQKAYHQLRRSRLGRHLAPIWSQFALHRPAEFNKSHIPAFLADEEARAYICVYPFVRSYEWYLLPDEERRFMLAEHGKMARSYPDVRANTVASFALGDYEWMLAFEADELHRMVDLMRDLRASTARRHVREEVPFYTGKRTDLGDLIANLA, from the coding sequence GTGACCGAGACGAAGCCGAAGGCGCGCGAGCTGAACAATGTGATCCGCTACACCATGTGGTCGGTGTTCAAGGTGGAGACGCCGCTCGGTGAGGCCGATCGCGAGGAGCTGGCGGCGGAGCTCGAGGAGGCGCTGGGCAAGCTCGGTGCCGACGAGGATGTGGTGATCCGCGGCTGGTACGACGTGGAGGGCTTCCGCGCCGACGCCGACTTCATGGTCTGGTGGCACGCGCCGACGTCCGACGCGCTGCAGAAGGCCTACCACCAGCTGCGTCGCTCGCGGCTCGGGCGGCACCTCGCGCCGATCTGGTCGCAGTTCGCACTGCACCGGCCGGCCGAGTTCAACAAGAGCCACATCCCGGCGTTCCTGGCCGACGAGGAGGCGCGGGCTTACATCTGCGTCTACCCGTTCGTGCGGTCCTACGAGTGGTACCTGCTGCCCGACGAGGAGCGCCGGTTCATGCTCGCCGAGCACGGCAAGATGGCGCGCAGCTACCCCGACGTCCGGGCGAACACCGTGGCGTCGTTCGCGCTCGGCGACTACGAGTGGATGCTCGCCTTCGAGGCCGACGAGCTGCACCGGATGGTCGACCTGATGCGTGACCTGCGGGCGTCGACGGCTCGTCGCCACGTGCGCGAGGAGGTCCCCTTCTACACCGGCAAGCGGACCGACCTCGGTGACCTGATCGCGAACCTGGCCTGA
- a CDS encoding VOC family protein → MERKAFPVLYVTDVRRSLEFYALLGYESRYQFPLEGDPHYVGLERGDSSLGIADANWPEAQLGITVGTAPRFELFVYVDDVEATVETFRTAGHPILQQPATMPWGERQAYVSDPDNNPVALATPI, encoded by the coding sequence ATGGAGCGCAAAGCCTTCCCGGTCCTGTACGTCACCGACGTCCGCCGGTCACTCGAGTTCTACGCCCTGCTCGGCTACGAGTCCCGGTACCAGTTCCCGCTGGAAGGCGATCCACACTACGTCGGCCTCGAACGCGGCGACTCCTCGCTGGGAATCGCCGACGCCAACTGGCCCGAGGCCCAACTCGGCATCACCGTCGGCACGGCGCCCCGCTTCGAACTCTTCGTCTACGTCGACGACGTCGAAGCCACCGTGGAGACCTTCCGCACGGCCGGCCACCCGATCCTCCAGCAGCCGGCCACCATGCCCTGGGGTGAACGCCAGGCCTACGTCTCCGACCCGGACAACAACCCGGTCGCCCTGGCCACCCCGATCTGA